A region from the Acidobacteriota bacterium genome encodes:
- the rsmB gene encoding 16S rRNA (cytosine(967)-C(5))-methyltransferase RsmB gives MIAPARRAAYDVLRAVSMGALDLPAALAASRDHLRDPRDRALTGEIAVGVLRWRGAIDAIAARLVRRPLAKVDPEVVDILRIGIYQLWHLQRVPPSAVVNDAVQLTRVARRGRASALVNAALRAFGRSDPTTLLPARPVDSGAATGPALDYLSVALSHPRWLASRWLARHGFDATERWLRFNNSAAPLTLRVNTLKSAAHAAAAGMDAEGITTEAARRAPDALVVRDGNPLLSSRFAAGEFIVQDEASQLVALMAGARPGERVLDACASPGGKSVVMACESDGRAQIVAADVRDKRIALLRETFRRTGVHAHVLQLDLRGPAPFGANFDCVLVDAPCSGLGTVRRDPDIKWRREEADLPALAGVQVRLLRHAAAAVRPGGRLVYATCSSEPEENDGVVETFLQQPEGFTPAARAELAGLPRWPVLAGVCDDLGRLRTLPHVHGLEAFFAAVLVKGNAL, from the coding sequence GTGATCGCGCCGGCACGGCGAGCCGCGTACGACGTGCTCCGCGCCGTGTCGATGGGCGCGCTCGATCTTCCGGCGGCGCTTGCCGCGTCGCGCGACCACCTGCGGGATCCCCGCGACCGCGCGCTCACCGGCGAGATTGCGGTCGGCGTCCTGCGGTGGCGCGGAGCGATTGACGCGATCGCCGCCCGCCTCGTGCGCCGGCCGCTGGCGAAGGTCGATCCGGAGGTGGTGGACATCCTGCGGATCGGCATCTACCAGCTCTGGCACCTGCAACGCGTGCCTCCGTCGGCGGTCGTGAACGATGCGGTGCAGCTGACGCGCGTGGCGCGCCGCGGTCGTGCCTCCGCGCTCGTGAACGCCGCGCTGAGGGCGTTCGGCCGATCGGATCCCACCACGCTCCTCCCTGCGCGACCGGTGGATTCCGGCGCCGCGACCGGGCCCGCGCTCGACTATCTGTCGGTCGCGCTCTCGCATCCTCGCTGGCTCGCGTCCCGCTGGCTCGCGCGGCACGGTTTCGACGCCACCGAACGCTGGCTGCGCTTCAACAACAGCGCCGCGCCGCTCACCCTTCGTGTGAATACGCTCAAGTCGGCCGCCCACGCCGCGGCGGCGGGAATGGATGCTGAAGGCATCACGACGGAAGCTGCCCGCCGGGCGCCCGACGCGCTGGTCGTGCGCGACGGCAATCCGCTTCTCTCGAGCCGGTTTGCCGCGGGTGAGTTCATCGTGCAGGACGAGGCCTCGCAGCTCGTCGCGCTGATGGCGGGCGCGCGGCCGGGCGAGCGCGTGCTCGACGCGTGCGCCTCGCCGGGAGGCAAGAGCGTGGTCATGGCGTGCGAATCGGACGGTCGCGCGCAGATCGTCGCGGCTGACGTGCGCGACAAGAGAATTGCGCTGCTGCGCGAGACGTTCCGCCGCACCGGCGTGCACGCGCACGTGCTGCAGTTGGACCTGCGCGGCCCGGCCCCCTTCGGCGCCAACTTTGATTGCGTGCTCGTCGACGCTCCCTGCTCCGGCCTTGGCACCGTTCGTCGCGATCCGGACATCAAGTGGCGTCGCGAAGAGGCCGATCTCCCCGCGCTTGCCGGCGTGCAGGTGCGGCTCCTGCGCCACGCCGCCGCCGCGGTGCGTCCCGGCGGACGCCTGGTGTACGCCACCTGTTCGAGCGAGCCGGAGGAAAACGACGGCGTCGTCGAAACGTTCCTGCAGCAGCCGGAGGGCTTCACCCCGGCGGCGCGCGCGGAACTGGCGGGGCTGCCCCGCTGGCCAGTACTGGCGGGCGTCTGCGACGACCTAGGCCGCCTGCGCACGCTCCCGCACGTGCACGGCCTCGAAGCGTTTTTCGCCGCTGTATTGGTCAAAGGGAACGCGCTGTAG
- a CDS encoding PASTA domain-containing protein, giving the protein MPLKTRVWSAGKLLLLAGALLATYALFAAASMRLALRTREVVLPDLRGRTVSEATSVLSEAGVRLRVEEPRRLDPKVPAGRIIAQEPGPGSPVRRQRGIKVWISAGARATIVPALEGQTARSAELRLKQDGFEIADIAEIRSAEYTPDAVVAQEPPAQTSATRVALLVNRGEAGATYVMTDLIGVDGDRAADVLRARGFRVAVVSQQLYPGVPAGVVIRQSPQGGFQIAPGEAISLEVSR; this is encoded by the coding sequence ATGCCTCTCAAGACCCGCGTCTGGAGCGCAGGCAAGCTGCTGTTGCTGGCCGGTGCGCTGCTGGCCACCTATGCCCTGTTCGCCGCGGCGTCGATGCGGCTGGCGCTTCGCACGCGCGAGGTCGTCCTGCCCGACCTGCGGGGGCGCACGGTCAGCGAGGCCACCTCGGTGCTCAGCGAGGCGGGCGTGAGACTTCGCGTGGAAGAGCCCCGCCGGCTCGATCCCAAGGTGCCCGCCGGACGCATCATCGCGCAGGAACCGGGCCCCGGTTCGCCGGTGCGCCGCCAGCGCGGCATCAAGGTGTGGATCAGCGCCGGCGCGCGGGCGACCATCGTGCCGGCGCTTGAAGGACAGACCGCCCGGAGCGCTGAATTACGGCTGAAGCAGGACGGGTTCGAGATTGCCGACATCGCCGAGATCCGCAGCGCCGAGTACACGCCGGATGCCGTCGTCGCGCAGGAGCCCCCCGCCCAGACGAGCGCGACGCGCGTGGCGCTGCTGGTCAACCGCGGCGAGGCGGGCGCCACCTACGTGATGACGGATCTGATCGGCGTCGACGGCGACCGCGCGGCCGACGTGCTTCGCGCGCGCGGCTTCCGGGTCGCCGTCGTCAGCCAGCAGTTGTACCCCGGCGTGCCGGCCGGCGTCGTCATCAGGCAGTCGCCGCAGGGCGGTTTCCAGATCGCCCCCGGAGAGGCGATCTCGCTGGAGGTCAGCCGGTGA
- a CDS encoding ribulose-phosphate 3-epimerase, translating into MIRIAPSILSADFAALGAAVQAAERGGADLIHVDVMDGHFVPNITVGVPVVRSLKRVARVPLDVHLMIEEPDRYIADFVAAGAAMISVHVEVLPHLHRTLRHIRSLGAKAGAVLNPSTPVSALEEVAGDVDFVLVMSVNPGFGGQTFIPRSESKIRVVRALLDRAGNAAPIEVDGGIDATTAPRVVAAGAEILVAGQAIFGAPDPAEATRALRRAAETAQARA; encoded by the coding sequence GTGATCCGGATCGCGCCGTCGATCCTCTCAGCGGACTTTGCCGCGCTGGGTGCCGCCGTGCAGGCGGCGGAACGCGGCGGCGCCGATCTGATTCACGTGGACGTCATGGACGGCCATTTCGTGCCGAACATCACGGTCGGCGTCCCGGTCGTGCGATCGCTCAAACGGGTCGCGCGCGTGCCGCTCGACGTTCATCTGATGATCGAGGAGCCGGACCGCTACATTGCCGATTTCGTTGCCGCCGGCGCCGCGATGATCTCCGTCCACGTGGAGGTGCTGCCGCACCTGCACCGCACGCTGCGGCACATCCGCAGCCTCGGCGCGAAAGCCGGAGCGGTGCTCAACCCGTCGACGCCGGTCAGCGCGCTCGAGGAGGTCGCCGGCGACGTCGATTTCGTGCTGGTGATGTCGGTGAATCCCGGGTTCGGCGGACAGACTTTCATTCCGCGCAGCGAGTCTAAAATCCGGGTTGTGCGTGCGCTCCTGGACCGTGCCGGCAACGCCGCCCCGATCGAGGTGGACGGCGGGATTGACGCCACCACGGCGCCGCGCGTCGTCGCGGCCGGCGCCGAGATCCTCGTCGCGGGCCAGGCGATCTTCGGCGCGCCGGATCCGGCCGAGGCCACGCGCGCCCTTCGCCGCGCCGCCGAAACGGCGCAGGCGCGTGCCTGA
- a CDS encoding acyl-CoA thioesterase has protein sequence MGVVYYANYLVWFEVGRADLMRALGRTYRQLEEDGVILPVIEAHCEYRQPARYDEEIEIRTTGEVLSPVRMKFKYDVVRRVDGAPIASGHTMHAAVDPRGKPTRLPEDLRKAFS, from the coding sequence ATGGGGGTCGTGTATTACGCCAATTACCTGGTCTGGTTCGAGGTGGGTCGCGCGGACCTGATGCGGGCGCTCGGCCGGACGTACCGGCAGCTGGAGGAGGATGGTGTCATCCTGCCGGTCATCGAGGCGCACTGCGAGTATCGGCAGCCGGCGCGGTACGATGAAGAGATCGAGATCCGCACGACCGGCGAGGTGCTTTCGCCGGTGCGGATGAAATTCAAGTACGACGTCGTGCGGCGTGTTGATGGCGCCCCGATCGCCTCGGGGCATACCATGCATGCCGCGGTCGATCCGCGCGGGAAACCCACGCGCCTGCCGGAGGACCTGCGAAAGGCATTTTCATGA
- a CDS encoding NAD-dependent epimerase/dehydratase family protein translates to MRALITGAAGFIGSHLATTLLDRGTDVTGVDCFTDYYPRSTKESNLRPLAGRPGFRFVEAALQSADLGALLEGRTHVFHLAAQAGVRKSWGRDFQTYTTNNVEATQRLLEACVDRPLERVVYASSSSVYGDHVSIPMKEDALPQPVSPYGVTKLAAEQLCHLYFVNYAVPTVSLRYFTVYGPRQRPDMGFHRFLRAALAGGTISLYGDGEQTRDFTYVADAVAATIAAAERGVAGRVYNIGGGSRVSINEVLAIVERCAGRPLNIRREPAQKGDMRDTYADTTAARRDLGFAPKTRLEDGIAAECRWLESSLTA, encoded by the coding sequence ATGAGGGCGCTGATCACGGGGGCGGCGGGCTTCATCGGCTCGCACCTGGCCACCACGCTGCTCGACCGGGGTACGGACGTGACGGGCGTCGATTGCTTCACGGACTACTATCCGCGGTCGACGAAGGAATCGAACCTGCGGCCGCTGGCCGGCCGGCCGGGCTTCCGGTTCGTCGAGGCTGCGCTCCAGAGCGCGGATCTCGGCGCGCTGCTCGAGGGGCGGACGCACGTCTTCCACCTGGCGGCGCAGGCGGGCGTCCGAAAGAGCTGGGGGCGCGATTTCCAGACCTACACGACGAACAACGTCGAGGCGACGCAGCGGCTCCTCGAAGCGTGCGTGGACCGGCCGCTCGAACGGGTCGTGTACGCGTCCAGTTCGTCGGTCTACGGCGACCACGTCAGCATTCCGATGAAGGAAGACGCGCTGCCGCAGCCGGTGTCGCCGTACGGCGTGACGAAGCTGGCAGCCGAGCAGCTCTGCCACCTGTATTTCGTGAATTACGCCGTGCCGACCGTCTCGCTGCGCTACTTCACGGTGTACGGGCCGCGCCAGCGTCCTGATATGGGATTTCATCGATTCCTGAGGGCGGCGCTCGCCGGCGGCACGATCTCGCTGTATGGTGACGGCGAGCAGACGCGGGACTTCACCTACGTCGCCGACGCGGTGGCTGCCACAATTGCGGCGGCCGAGCGCGGCGTCGCCGGGCGCGTCTACAACATCGGCGGCGGCTCGCGCGTGTCGATCAACGAGGTGCTCGCCATCGTCGAGCGGTGTGCCGGCCGCCCGCTGAACATCCGGCGCGAGCCCGCGCAGAAGGGGGACATGCGCGATACGTACGCCGACACGACCGCGGCGCGCCGCGACCTCGGGTTCGCCCCGAAGACCAGGCTCGAGGACGGCATCGCGGCCGAGTGCCGCTGGCTGGAAAGCTCACTGACAGCATGA
- the bamD gene encoding outer membrane protein assembly factor BamD, producing MSCASGPKRIPPGTAQPDKFLFEQGTAALNDRKFLTARDYFRELVDSYPQSQYRADAKLGIGDSYLGDGTTEARILAISEFREFLTFFPTHPRADYAQFKLAMAHYYQMQNPQRDQTETKEAIQELQAFIERYPNSGLMPEVRTRMREAKDRLAESDYQVAVFYYRNRWYPGAVERLKSLLARDPEYTYRDAAYYHLGEALVKLDRAAEALPYYERLVNEFQNSEYLAEAQKRIAELKSRS from the coding sequence GTGTCCTGCGCCTCCGGTCCCAAGCGGATCCCGCCCGGCACGGCGCAACCGGACAAGTTCCTCTTCGAGCAGGGCACCGCGGCGTTGAACGACCGGAAGTTTCTGACGGCCCGCGACTATTTTCGCGAGCTGGTGGACAGCTATCCCCAGAGCCAATACCGCGCGGATGCCAAGCTCGGCATCGGCGACAGCTATCTGGGCGACGGGACGACGGAAGCGAGAATCCTGGCGATCAGCGAGTTCCGGGAGTTCCTGACGTTCTTCCCCACACACCCGCGTGCGGACTACGCGCAGTTCAAGCTCGCGATGGCGCACTACTACCAGATGCAGAACCCGCAGCGGGACCAGACCGAGACGAAGGAAGCCATCCAGGAACTCCAGGCCTTCATCGAGCGGTACCCGAACAGCGGCCTGATGCCGGAAGTCCGCACCCGGATGCGGGAGGCCAAGGATCGCCTGGCCGAGTCCGACTATCAAGTTGCGGTCTTCTACTACCGAAATCGTTGGTACCCGGGGGCGGTGGAGCGGCTCAAGTCGCTGCTCGCGCGCGACCCCGAGTACACGTATCGGGACGCGGCGTACTACCACCTGGGCGAGGCGCTCGTGAAACTGGATCGCGCGGCCGAGGCCCTGCCCTATTACGAGCGGCTCGTGAACGAGTTCCAGAACAGCGAGTATCTCGCCGAGGCGCAGAAGCGCATCGCCGAGCTCAAGAGCAGGAGCTGA